A part of Tardiphaga sp. vice304 genomic DNA contains:
- the glgX gene encoding glycogen debranching protein GlgX: MRVTTGTHSRLGASWDGRGTNFALFSANAQKVELCLFDSQGRRELERVELPERNEDVWHGYLADVSPGQLYGYRVHGPYEPEHGHRFNAHKLLLDPYAKRMAGRLVWSDAHFGYRTGSAREDLSFDRRDNARGMPKAVVVDETFNWGRKESRPSVAWEDTIIYEAHVKGLTMGRKDIPPGIRGTYRGLSSPAMIDHLKRLGVTAIELLPVQSFVDDRRLVELKLANYWGYNSLSFFAPEARYGADNPLDSFRTTVARLHDAGIEVILDVVYNHTAEGNHLGPTLCYRGIDNASYYWLMPDNKRYYDDFTGCGSSVNLTHPRVLQMVMDSLRYWVEVCHVDGFRFDLATELARNPNGYDRNSAFLTAVRQDPLLATVKLIAEPWDLGMGGYQVGAFPSQWSEWNDKYRSALRRYWSGEGSLIGEVSSRMTGSSDVFNHDGRKQRAGINHVTVHDGFTLADLFSYNEKHNLANGEDNRDGSSDNLSNNFGVEGPTSDPALQALRRQLRKNQLACLMLAQGVPLILAGDEVGNTQDGNNNAYCQDNEIGWVGWENLGLKEDDLTEFVGYMSQLRARFPQIRAQRWLDGRRADGTYGVLWLTPAAEEMTEQDWAFPDGRFLAYVLSPCEDNQNPIFIVLNSAPEGIPFKLPKLPEYKHWRQVLNTADDALSIAILPSGSDIDAPPRSVLAFAGSFS; encoded by the coding sequence ATGCGCGTTACCACCGGAACTCACTCTCGCCTCGGTGCAAGCTGGGACGGCAGGGGGACCAACTTTGCGTTGTTTTCGGCGAACGCCCAGAAGGTCGAACTCTGCCTGTTCGACAGCCAGGGCCGTCGCGAGTTGGAGCGGGTGGAATTGCCGGAGCGCAACGAAGACGTCTGGCATGGCTATCTGGCCGACGTCTCGCCGGGCCAGCTCTATGGCTACCGCGTGCACGGGCCCTACGAGCCCGAGCATGGCCACCGCTTCAACGCGCACAAGCTGCTGCTCGACCCCTATGCCAAGAGGATGGCCGGCCGGCTGGTGTGGAGCGACGCGCATTTCGGCTACCGCACCGGCAGCGCGCGCGAGGACCTTTCCTTCGATCGCCGGGACAACGCCCGCGGCATGCCGAAGGCGGTGGTCGTCGATGAGACCTTCAACTGGGGCCGCAAGGAATCCCGGCCGAGCGTGGCGTGGGAAGACACCATCATCTACGAGGCCCACGTCAAGGGATTGACGATGGGCCGCAAGGACATACCACCCGGCATCCGCGGCACCTACCGCGGGCTGTCATCCCCGGCGATGATCGACCACCTGAAACGGCTCGGCGTCACCGCGATCGAACTGCTGCCGGTGCAGAGCTTCGTCGATGACCGCCGGCTGGTCGAGCTGAAGCTCGCCAATTACTGGGGCTACAATTCGCTGTCGTTCTTCGCGCCCGAAGCACGCTACGGCGCCGACAATCCGCTGGACTCGTTTCGCACCACCGTGGCGCGGCTGCACGATGCCGGCATCGAGGTCATCCTCGACGTCGTCTACAATCACACCGCCGAAGGCAATCACTTAGGCCCGACGCTGTGCTACCGCGGCATCGACAACGCCTCCTATTACTGGCTGATGCCGGACAACAAGCGCTATTACGACGACTTCACCGGCTGCGGCAGCTCCGTCAACCTGACGCATCCGCGCGTGCTGCAGATGGTGATGGACAGTTTGCGCTACTGGGTCGAGGTGTGCCACGTCGACGGCTTCCGCTTCGATCTCGCCACCGAATTGGCTCGTAATCCCAATGGGTACGATCGCAACAGCGCCTTCCTCACCGCGGTGCGCCAGGACCCGTTGCTGGCCACGGTCAAGCTGATTGCCGAGCCCTGGGATCTCGGCATGGGCGGCTATCAGGTCGGCGCGTTTCCCTCGCAATGGTCCGAATGGAACGACAAGTACCGAAGCGCGTTACGCCGATACTGGAGTGGCGAAGGAAGCCTGATCGGGGAAGTATCAAGCCGCATGACGGGGTCGTCCGACGTGTTCAACCATGACGGCCGCAAGCAGCGGGCCGGCATCAATCATGTCACAGTGCATGATGGCTTCACGCTGGCTGATTTGTTTTCCTATAACGAGAAGCACAATCTTGCCAATGGCGAGGACAACCGCGATGGCTCCAGCGACAATCTGAGCAACAATTTCGGCGTAGAAGGCCCGACCAGCGATCCGGCGCTGCAGGCGTTGCGCCGGCAGTTGCGCAAGAACCAGCTTGCCTGCCTGATGCTGGCGCAGGGCGTTCCCTTGATTCTGGCCGGCGACGAGGTCGGCAACACGCAGGACGGCAACAACAATGCCTACTGCCAGGACAACGAGATTGGCTGGGTCGGCTGGGAAAATCTCGGCCTCAAGGAAGACGACCTCACCGAATTCGTCGGCTACATGTCGCAACTCCGCGCGCGTTTCCCGCAGATCCGTGCGCAGAGGTGGCTAGACGGTCGCCGTGCCGACGGCACCTATGGTGTGCTGTGGCTGACGCCCGCGGCCGAGGAAATGACCGAGCAGGACTGGGCGTTTCCCGATGGCCGATTTCTGGCCTATGTGCTCAGCCCCTGCGAGGACAACCAGAACCCGATCTTCATCGTGCTGAATTCGGCGCCCGAGGGCATCCCCTTCAAGCTGCCGAAGCTGCCAGAATACAAGCATTGGCGCCAGGTGCTCAACACCGCCGACGACGCGCTGTCGATCGCCATCCTTCCTTCCGGCAGCGACATCGATGCGCCGCCGCGATCCGTTCTCGCATTTGCAGGTTCTTTTTCATGA
- the glgB gene encoding 1,4-alpha-glucan branching protein GlgB yields the protein MIKLPEEAYAIVEGRHADPFHYLGPHQEDDRTIVRAFLPGASNVDAIDAHGATTALERLHEAGLFVGPLANGSTTYQLRARYGDNTVDLDDPYRFPPILTDFDLYLLGEGTHQRLYDKLGAHPMTLEGVKGVGFVVFAPNAQRVSLVGDFNFWDPRRHPMRVRGAGYWELFVPAATAGDHYKFAITGPQGQKLALKSDPMAFAAELRPSTASIVVDEEHIPLPRPAPADINALNKPMSVYEVHLGSWRRKGDENAWLTYRELAETLPRYARDLGFTHIEFLPVNEHPFDGSWGYQPTGMFAPTSRFGTPVDFAALVDACHAEGLAVVLDWVPGHFPDDPHGLGVFDGTALYEHANPLQGRHMDWGTLIYNYGRTEVVNFLVSNALFWLERYNIDGLRVDAVASMLYLDYSRNAGAWIPNKYGGRENLEAVDFLRRFNSEVYAKFPNAMTAAEESTAWPSVSRPVEYGGLGFGYKWNMGWMHDTLNYISQDPIYRKYHHGSILFGLQYAFSENFVLPLSHDEVVHGKKSLIGRMPGDDWQRFANLRAYYAFMFGHPGKKLMFMGCEFAQEREWNHDRSLDWHLLEQPKHVGIQSLVRDLNELYRNQPALHELDCDPAGFEWVITEDAASNVFAWLRKGANPRAQCLVVVNFSPNVYRDYKVRVPFPGKWREVLNSDAGIYGGSNVGNAGEVQTTGLVPELNLTLPPLAAIFLIPEF from the coding sequence ATGATCAAGTTACCCGAAGAGGCTTATGCAATCGTCGAAGGGCGACACGCCGATCCGTTTCACTATCTCGGACCCCACCAGGAGGACGACCGGACGATCGTGCGCGCCTTCCTGCCGGGCGCGAGCAATGTCGATGCGATCGATGCCCATGGCGCGACGACGGCGCTGGAGCGTCTCCATGAGGCCGGCCTGTTCGTGGGCCCGCTCGCCAATGGCTCGACCACCTATCAATTGCGCGCCCGTTATGGCGACAACACCGTCGATCTCGACGACCCCTATCGCTTTCCGCCGATCCTGACCGATTTCGACCTCTATCTGCTCGGCGAAGGCACCCACCAGCGCCTGTACGACAAGCTCGGCGCGCATCCGATGACGCTGGAAGGCGTCAAAGGCGTCGGCTTCGTCGTTTTCGCGCCGAACGCGCAGCGCGTCAGCCTGGTCGGAGACTTCAATTTCTGGGACCCGCGGCGTCACCCGATGCGGGTGCGCGGTGCCGGCTATTGGGAGCTGTTCGTCCCGGCGGCGACCGCCGGCGATCACTACAAATTCGCCATCACCGGACCGCAGGGCCAGAAGCTGGCGCTGAAGTCAGATCCGATGGCGTTCGCGGCGGAGCTGCGTCCCTCGACCGCTTCGATCGTGGTCGATGAAGAACACATCCCCCTGCCGCGTCCCGCGCCCGCCGATATCAACGCGCTGAACAAGCCGATGTCGGTCTATGAGGTGCATCTTGGCTCATGGCGCCGCAAGGGCGACGAAAACGCCTGGCTGACCTATCGCGAACTGGCCGAAACGCTGCCGCGCTACGCCCGCGATCTCGGCTTCACCCACATCGAATTTCTGCCGGTCAACGAGCATCCGTTCGACGGCTCGTGGGGCTACCAGCCGACCGGCATGTTCGCGCCGACCAGCCGCTTCGGCACCCCGGTAGACTTTGCCGCGCTGGTCGATGCCTGCCACGCCGAAGGCCTCGCCGTGGTGCTCGACTGGGTGCCGGGCCATTTCCCCGACGATCCGCACGGCCTCGGCGTGTTCGACGGCACCGCGCTCTATGAGCATGCCAACCCCCTGCAGGGCCGGCACATGGACTGGGGCACGCTGATCTACAATTACGGCCGCACCGAAGTGGTCAACTTCCTGGTGTCGAACGCGCTGTTCTGGCTGGAGCGCTACAATATCGACGGCCTGCGCGTCGATGCGGTCGCCTCGATGCTGTACCTCGATTACAGCCGCAACGCCGGCGCCTGGATACCCAACAAGTATGGCGGCCGGGAAAACCTCGAAGCCGTCGACTTCCTGCGCCGCTTCAACAGCGAGGTCTACGCCAAATTCCCCAACGCCATGACAGCGGCGGAAGAATCTACCGCGTGGCCGTCGGTGTCGCGCCCGGTCGAATATGGCGGGCTCGGGTTCGGCTACAAGTGGAACATGGGCTGGATGCACGACACGCTGAACTACATCAGCCAGGATCCGATCTACCGTAAATACCATCACGGCTCGATCCTGTTCGGTCTGCAATATGCGTTCTCGGAAAATTTCGTGCTGCCGCTGTCGCATGATGAAGTCGTGCACGGCAAGAAATCGCTGATCGGGCGGATGCCCGGCGACGACTGGCAGCGCTTTGCCAATCTGCGGGCATACTACGCCTTCATGTTCGGCCACCCCGGCAAGAAGCTGATGTTCATGGGCTGCGAATTCGCCCAGGAGCGGGAGTGGAATCACGACCGTTCGCTGGACTGGCACCTTCTGGAACAGCCCAAGCATGTCGGTATCCAGTCGCTGGTCCGCGACCTCAACGAGTTGTATCGCAACCAGCCTGCGCTGCACGAACTGGACTGCGATCCGGCCGGTTTCGAATGGGTGATCACCGAGGACGCCGCCTCCAACGTCTTTGCCTGGCTGCGCAAGGGCGCCAATCCACGCGCCCAGTGCCTCGTAGTGGTGAACTTCTCGCCGAACGTCTATCGCGACTACAAGGTCCGGGTGCCGTTCCCCGGCAAGTGGCGCGAGGTCCTGAATTCCGATGCCGGGATTTACGGCGGTAGCAATGTGGGCAATGCTGGTGAGGTGCAGACCACCGGGCTGGTGCCGGAGCTGAACCTCACTCTGCCGCCGCTGGCCGCCATTTTTCTCATACCGGAATTCTAA
- the treS gene encoding maltose alpha-D-glucosyltransferase, translating to MNVMSPIDSTVAPGAKDDHLWYKDAIIYQLHVKAFSDSNNDGIGDFAGLTDKLDYLQELGVTALWLMPFYPSPGRDDGYDIADYGSIHPDFGTMKDFRRFIHEAKRRGLRVITELVINHTSDQHDWFKRARRSPAGSSARDWYVWSDSDTKYDGTRIIFTDTEKSNWTWDPEAKAYYWHRFFSHQPDLNFDNPRVVSAVVQVMKRWLDAGVDGFRLDAIPYLVERDGTNNENLPETHKVIKHLRAELDAYAPGKLLLAEANQWPEDVQEYFGDSDECHMAYHFPLMPRIYMAIAQEDRFPITDILRQTPDIPADCQWAMFLRNHDELTLEMVTDVERDYLWSTYANDPRARINVGIRRRLAPLMDNDRRKIELMNSLLMSFPGTPVIYYGDEIGMGDNIYLGDRNGVRTPMQWSPDRNGGFSRADPARLYAPTIMDPVYGYESVNVEAQSRSLSSQLSATKRLMAVRKSTLAFGRGTMTFIRPTNRSVLAYVRQFGDEVILCVANLSRTAQATELDLSPWKERVPCEMLGRNKFPAIGELPYMLTMAPYGFYWFLLEERDESEHTQPAVVPEFETLVVPLGSSWMTLGRTRGVFERDVLPAHLARTRWYPERNPKAIQTRLTSAIPFANEGDNRPWLAFFESTQRGVATRYLLPMQIDWVRFDRERYNARAFAAVRQGAREGTLLDVATDAEFISLLLENLRHSVTTEEGGARLEFRPTAKLATLPVKPLEHIRAVETEQSNSTALVDSDYVVKLYRKLQTGINPEAEVGRFLTDVAGYANTPALLGSIELIEGDQHSAIAIIHAFVQNQGDAWTVTSAYLDRFVDEQKMLVNGAELAQSDEQVPYLRYMVQTGRRVAEMHMALGSHDNVEGFAPEPNTADDVRLWIEEIVSRAEVAFDGMQQRRAGAKETDRALIDQVLALRDGLRERLAALLPQDIDGLKIRHHGDFHLGQMLIVKDDIFIIDFEGEPRRPIAERRRKAPAARDVAGLIRSIDYSVTAALERAIKVTPDENGKLAAALDGWRERATAAFVGAYRATVTDARLWPADPARAEAMLDFFLLEKAFYEIEYELAHRPDWLRVPLAGTLRILNQHSEDVS from the coding sequence ATGAACGTCATGTCTCCCATCGACTCGACTGTCGCGCCGGGCGCCAAGGATGATCATCTATGGTACAAGGATGCGATCATCTATCAGCTGCACGTCAAAGCCTTTTCGGACAGCAATAATGACGGCATCGGCGATTTTGCCGGCCTCACCGATAAGCTCGACTATCTGCAGGAACTCGGCGTCACCGCGCTGTGGCTGATGCCGTTCTACCCGTCGCCCGGCCGCGACGATGGCTATGACATCGCCGATTACGGATCGATCCATCCCGATTTCGGCACCATGAAGGACTTCCGCCGCTTCATCCACGAAGCCAAGCGGCGTGGCCTGCGGGTCATCACCGAGCTGGTCATCAATCACACCTCCGACCAGCACGACTGGTTCAAGCGCGCCCGGCGCAGCCCGGCGGGCTCGAGCGCGCGCGACTGGTATGTCTGGAGCGACAGCGACACGAAATATGACGGCACCAGGATCATCTTCACCGACACCGAGAAGTCGAACTGGACCTGGGACCCGGAAGCCAAGGCTTATTACTGGCACCGATTTTTTTCGCATCAGCCCGATCTGAATTTTGACAACCCACGCGTCGTCTCGGCGGTGGTACAGGTGATGAAACGCTGGCTCGATGCCGGCGTCGATGGCTTCCGACTGGATGCGATCCCCTATCTGGTCGAGCGCGACGGCACCAACAACGAAAACCTGCCCGAGACTCACAAGGTCATCAAGCACCTGCGCGCCGAGCTCGACGCCTATGCGCCGGGCAAGCTGCTGCTCGCCGAGGCCAACCAGTGGCCCGAGGACGTGCAGGAATATTTCGGCGACAGCGACGAATGCCACATGGCGTACCACTTCCCGCTGATGCCGCGCATTTACATGGCGATCGCCCAGGAAGACCGTTTTCCGATCACCGACATTCTGCGCCAGACCCCGGACATCCCGGCGGATTGCCAGTGGGCGATGTTCCTGCGCAACCATGACGAGTTGACGCTGGAAATGGTCACCGACGTCGAGCGCGATTATCTATGGTCCACTTACGCCAATGATCCGCGAGCCCGCATCAATGTCGGCATCCGGCGCCGTCTCGCGCCGCTGATGGACAATGACCGCCGCAAGATCGAGCTGATGAACTCGCTCTTGATGTCGTTCCCCGGCACGCCGGTGATTTACTACGGCGACGAGATCGGCATGGGCGACAACATCTACCTCGGCGACCGCAACGGCGTTCGTACCCCGATGCAGTGGAGCCCGGACCGCAATGGCGGTTTCTCGCGCGCCGATCCCGCACGGCTCTATGCGCCGACCATCATGGATCCGGTCTACGGTTATGAATCCGTCAATGTCGAGGCGCAGTCGCGCTCGTTGTCGTCGCAGCTCTCGGCCACCAAGCGGCTGATGGCGGTTCGCAAATCGACGCTGGCCTTCGGCCGCGGCACCATGACCTTCATCCGACCGACCAATCGCTCGGTTCTGGCCTATGTCCGCCAGTTCGGCGACGAGGTCATTCTTTGCGTCGCCAACCTGTCGCGTACCGCGCAGGCGACGGAGCTCGATTTGTCGCCGTGGAAAGAGCGGGTGCCCTGCGAAATGCTCGGCCGCAACAAATTTCCAGCGATCGGCGAGCTGCCCTACATGCTGACGATGGCGCCGTACGGCTTCTATTGGTTCCTGCTGGAAGAGCGCGACGAGTCCGAACATACCCAGCCCGCCGTGGTGCCGGAATTCGAGACGCTGGTGGTGCCGCTCGGTTCGTCGTGGATGACACTTGGCCGAACGCGCGGCGTATTCGAACGCGACGTGCTGCCGGCTCATCTGGCGCGCACGCGCTGGTATCCGGAACGAAACCCCAAGGCGATCCAAACCCGGCTGACTTCGGCGATCCCGTTCGCCAACGAAGGCGACAACCGGCCATGGCTGGCATTCTTCGAGAGCACGCAGCGCGGCGTCGCGACACGCTACCTGCTGCCGATGCAGATCGACTGGGTGCGCTTCGATCGCGAGCGCTACAACGCGCGGGCTTTCGCCGCCGTGCGCCAGGGCGCCCGCGAGGGCACGCTGCTCGATGTCGCCACGGATGCCGAGTTCATCTCGCTGCTGCTGGAAAACCTGCGCCATTCCGTCACCACGGAAGAAGGCGGCGCCCGGCTGGAATTCCGCCCGACGGCCAAGCTCGCCACGCTGCCGGTCAAGCCGCTGGAGCATATCCGCGCGGTCGAAACCGAGCAGTCGAACTCGACCGCGCTGGTCGACAGCGACTATGTCGTCAAGCTGTATCGCAAGCTGCAGACCGGCATCAATCCGGAGGCAGAGGTCGGCCGCTTTCTAACCGACGTCGCCGGCTATGCCAATACCCCGGCGCTGCTCGGCAGCATCGAGCTGATCGAGGGCGACCAGCATAGCGCGATCGCCATCATCCACGCCTTCGTGCAGAATCAGGGCGACGCCTGGACCGTTACTTCAGCCTATCTCGACCGCTTCGTCGATGAGCAGAAAATGCTCGTCAATGGTGCCGAGCTCGCCCAGAGCGACGAGCAGGTGCCGTATCTGCGCTACATGGTGCAGACCGGCCGCCGCGTCGCCGAGATGCACATGGCGCTGGGCAGCCACGACAACGTCGAGGGCTTTGCGCCCGAGCCGAATACGGCGGACGACGTCCGGCTGTGGATCGAAGAAATTGTATCCCGCGCTGAGGTCGCCTTCGACGGCATGCAGCAGCGCCGCGCCGGAGCCAAGGAAACCGATCGCGCGTTGATCGATCAGGTGCTAGCGCTGCGTGACGGTCTGCGCGAGCGACTGGCAGCCTTGTTGCCGCAAGACATCGACGGGCTGAAGATCCGCCACCATGGCGACTTCCACCTCGGCCAGATGCTGATCGTCAAGGATGACATCTTCATCATCGACTTCGAGGGCGAGCCGCGCCGTCCGATCGCCGAGCGCCGCCGCAAGGCGCCGGCGGCCCGCGACGTCGCCGGCCTGATCCGCTCGATCGACTATTCGGTCACAGCGGCGCTGGAACGTGCGATCAAGGTCACCCCCGACGAAAACGGCAAACTGGCCGCGGCGCTCGACGGCTGGCGGGAACGCGCAACGGCGGCATTCGTTGGTGCCTATCGCGCTACCGTGACCGATGCGAGACTGTGGCCCGCCGATCCGGCCAGGGCGGAGGCCATGTTGGACTTCTTCCTGCTTGAGAAGGCGTTCTACGAGATCGAATACGAACTTGCGCATCGCCCGGACTGGCTGCGTGTTCCGTTGGCCGGCACGCTGCGTATTTTGAATCAGCACTCTGAGGATGTTTCATGA
- a CDS encoding alpha-1,4-glucan--maltose-1-phosphate maltosyltransferase translates to MNKTTQTVESATNGAFHIENIYPIIDGGRFPIKRIAGEPIEVFADLYRDGHEIVAAAIVWRREQDSVWNRTPMALEVNDRWGGSFMPDGIGRYVYAVEAWTDEFATWRHGFELKLKAGQDVTLDALEGAGLMTKAQSGGQEASALIVRQCENYLQTGDTAPLLAPELRAAMSEAQARPDLTRSPLLPLMIDRERARNGAWYEMMPRSQSKIEGQHGTFRDCIARLPDVAAMGFDVVYFTPINPIGVTNRKGKNNALRGEPGDVGSPYAIGGKEGGHDAIHPDLGTMDDFQALLAALKSLDMEVALDVAVQCSPDHPWITEHPDWFKRRPDGTMKYAENPPKKYEDIHNPDFTCDDAGSLWNALRDVILFWADHGVKIFRIDNPHTKPLRFWEWMIHEVQLKHPDALFLAEAFTKPKLMKGLAKLGFSQSYTYFTWRTEKWEIEQYLNELCGYPEREFYRPNFFVNTPDILPFHLQSGEAWMFKARVALAATLSSTYGIYSGFELLENEAIPGKEEYLNSEKYEIRVRDWDKPGNIKPYIRELNMARRANKALQQTSNLRFLAVDDVNVIGFVKESVDHSNMVAGAISLSRDVHEVWLPINSQVMIDGERRDVAAVENIITGERHPVEWGGLRIRIDPMRDPAIFFRCLA, encoded by the coding sequence GTGAACAAAACCACTCAGACTGTCGAAAGCGCCACCAATGGTGCTTTCCATATCGAGAACATCTATCCGATCATCGACGGCGGGCGCTTCCCCATCAAGCGGATCGCCGGCGAGCCGATCGAGGTGTTTGCCGACCTGTACCGGGACGGTCACGAGATCGTCGCAGCTGCCATCGTGTGGCGCCGCGAGCAGGACAGCGTCTGGAACCGCACGCCGATGGCGCTTGAAGTCAATGACCGCTGGGGCGGCTCGTTCATGCCGGATGGCATCGGCCGTTATGTCTATGCCGTCGAGGCATGGACCGATGAATTTGCCACCTGGCGCCATGGCTTCGAGCTGAAGTTGAAGGCTGGCCAGGATGTCACGTTGGACGCGCTGGAAGGCGCGGGGCTGATGACCAAGGCACAGTCCGGCGGTCAGGAGGCTTCGGCGCTGATCGTGCGGCAGTGTGAAAACTATCTGCAGACCGGCGACACCGCGCCGCTGCTGGCGCCCGAATTGCGCGCCGCGATGTCGGAAGCCCAGGCGCGCCCCGACCTGACACGCTCGCCGTTGCTGCCGCTGATGATCGACCGCGAGCGCGCCCGCAACGGCGCCTGGTACGAGATGATGCCGCGCAGCCAGAGCAAGATCGAGGGCCAGCACGGCACCTTCCGCGATTGTATCGCGCGGCTGCCGGACGTCGCCGCGATGGGCTTCGACGTGGTCTATTTCACGCCGATCAATCCCATTGGCGTGACCAACCGCAAGGGCAAGAACAACGCGCTGAGAGGCGAGCCCGGCGACGTCGGCAGCCCCTACGCCATCGGCGGCAAGGAAGGCGGCCATGACGCCATCCATCCCGACCTCGGAACGATGGACGACTTCCAGGCGCTGCTCGCGGCGCTGAAGTCGCTCGACATGGAAGTGGCGCTCGACGTCGCCGTGCAGTGTTCGCCTGACCATCCCTGGATCACCGAGCACCCCGACTGGTTCAAGCGTCGGCCCGACGGCACGATGAAATATGCCGAGAATCCGCCGAAAAAATACGAAGACATCCACAACCCCGACTTCACTTGCGACGACGCCGGATCGCTGTGGAATGCGCTGCGCGACGTGATCCTGTTCTGGGCCGATCACGGCGTCAAAATCTTCCGGATCGACAATCCGCACACCAAGCCGCTGCGGTTCTGGGAGTGGATGATCCATGAAGTGCAGCTCAAGCACCCCGACGCGCTGTTTCTGGCCGAGGCCTTCACCAAGCCGAAGTTGATGAAGGGCCTGGCCAAGCTCGGCTTCTCGCAGTCATATACGTATTTCACATGGCGCACCGAGAAGTGGGAGATCGAGCAATATCTGAACGAATTGTGCGGTTATCCCGAGCGTGAATTCTACCGTCCGAACTTTTTCGTCAACACGCCGGACATCCTGCCTTTTCATCTGCAGTCAGGTGAAGCCTGGATGTTCAAGGCGCGCGTCGCGCTGGCGGCGACGCTGTCGTCGACCTACGGCATCTACAGCGGCTTCGAGCTGCTCGAAAACGAGGCCATTCCGGGCAAGGAAGAGTACCTGAATTCCGAGAAATACGAGATCCGGGTCCGCGACTGGGACAAGCCCGGCAATATCAAGCCCTATATCCGCGAACTCAACATGGCGCGCCGCGCGAACAAGGCACTCCAGCAGACCAGCAATCTGCGCTTCCTTGCTGTGGACGACGTCAATGTCATCGGTTTCGTGAAAGAATCCGTGGACCACAGCAACATGGTGGCCGGCGCGATTTCGCTTTCGCGCGACGTCCATGAGGTTTGGCTGCCGATCAACAGCCAGGTGATGATCGACGGCGAGCGCCGCGACGTGGCCGCGGTCGAGAATATCATTACCGGAGAGCGCCATCCGGTCGAATGGGGTGGTCTTCGCATCCGGATCGATCCGATGCGCGACCCCGCCATCTTCTTCCGTTGCCTCGCCTGA